Proteins encoded by one window of Gouania willdenowi chromosome 4, fGouWil2.1, whole genome shotgun sequence:
- the tomm70a gene encoding mitochondrial import receptor subunit TOM70 has protein sequence MAASKPVEPQSGLPRWQLALLVGTPIVLGVGAVYLWNRSRTKQRKGTGERKTPEGSASPVQGQEGATREPEVTCPLDRAQAAKNKGNKYFKAGKYENAIQCYTEAIALCPKENKSDLSTFYQNRAAAYEQQMKWTEVVQDCSQAVELNPRYIKALFRRAKALEKLDNRKECLEDVTAVCILEAFQNQQSMLLADKVLKQLGKEKAKEKYKNREPMMPSPQFIKSYFSSFADDIISQPLQKGEKKDEDKDKEGEAAEVSESSGYLKAKQYMEEENYDKIISECTKEIESCGRYTAEALLLRATFYLLIGNATGAQPDLDQVINMQDANVKLRANALIKRGSMYMQQQEPMLSTQDFNMAAEIDTRNPDVYHHRGQLKILLDQVDEAVGDFDECILLRPDSALAQAQKCFALYRQAYTGNNPSQVQTAMDGFEDVTRRFPKCAEGYALYAQALTDQQQFGKADEMYDKCIELEPDNATTYVHKGLLQLQWKQDLDLGLELISKAIEIDNKCDFAYETMGTIEVQRGNLDKAIDMFNKAINLAKSEMEMAHLYSLCDAAYAQTEVARKYGLKPPTL, from the exons ATGGCTGCCTCAAAGCCAGTGGAGCCGCAGTCCGGGCTACCCCGCTGGCAGCTGGCCCTGTTGGTGGGGACCCCCATTGTGCTGGGAGTGGGAGCGGTCTATCTGTGGAACCGCAGCCGGACGAAGCAGAGGAAAGGCACCGGGGAGAGAAAGACACCTGAAGGCAGCGCCAGTCCGGTGCAGGGCCAGGAGGGAGCAACCCGGGAGCCGGAGGTCACG TGCCCTTTGGACCGGGCCCAAGCTGCAAAGAATAAGGGTAACAAATACTTCAAGGCTGGAAAATATGAAAATGCCATCCAGTGCTACACAGAAGCCATCGCCCTCTGCCCCAAAGAGAATAAATCTGATTTGTCCACATTCTACCAGAACAGAGCAGCTGCCTACGAACAGCAG ATGAAGTGGACTGAGGTGGTGCAGGACTGCTCCCAGGCTGTGGAGCTGAACCCACGCTACATCAAGGCTCTGTTCAGGCGGGCCAAGGCTCTGGAAAAGCTCGACAACAGGAAGGAGTGCTTAGAGG ATGTTACAGCTGTGTGTATTCTTGAAGCGTTCCAGAACCAACAGAGCATGCTGCTTGCAGACAAAGTGCTGAAGCAGCTGGGCAAGGagaaagcaaaagaaaaatacaag AACCGAGAACCCATGATGCCTTCTCCGCAGTTCATCAAGTCCTACTTTAGCTCATTTGCTGATGATATCATCTCTCAGCCCCTGCAAAAGGGtgagaagaaagatgaggaCAAGGACAAGGAGGGTGAGGCAGCCGAGGTCTCAGAAAG TTCGGGCTACCTAAAGGCAAAGCAGTACATGGAGGAGGAAAACTACGACAAAATCATCAGCGAATGCACCAAGGAGATCGAGTCATGTGGCCGATACACTGCAGAGGCTCTGCTGCTGCGCGCTACATTCTACCTCCTCATCGGCAATGCAACTGGTGCTCAGCCTGATCTGGACCAAGTAATCAACATGCAGGATGCTAACGTGAAG CTACGAGCAAACGCTCTGATCAAACGTGGAAGCATGTACATGCAACAGCAGGAGCCCATGCTCTCAACACAagatttcaacatggcggctgaGATCGACACGCGCAACCCTGACGTGTATCACCACCGGGGTCAG TTGAAGATCCTTTTGGACCAGGTGGATGAGGCAGTGGGAGACTTTGATGAGTGCATCCTACTCAGGCCCGACTCTGCTCTGGCTCAGGCACAGAAGTGCTTTGCTCTG TATAGACAAGCATACACCGGGAACAACCCTTCACAGGTACAGACGGCCATGGATGGCTTTGAGGATGTTACTCGAAGGTTCCCAAAATGTGCTGAAGGCTACGCTCTTTATGCTCAG GCTTTGACTGATCAGCAGCAGTTTGGAAAAGCTGATGAGATGTACGACAAGTGTATTGAACTGGAACCAGACAATGCTACAACATATGTGCACAAAGG TTTGTTGCAGCTTCAGTGGAAGCAGGACTTGGACTTGGGTCTTGAGCTAATCAGTAAGGCTATTGAGATCGACAACAAATGTGACTTTGCTTATGAAACAATGGGAACTATTGAAGTTCAGAG GGGCAATCTGGACAAAGCAATAGACATGTTCAACAAAGCAATTAATTTAGCCAAGTCAGAGATGGAGATGGCCCATTTGTATTCATTATGTGATGCAGCGTACGCCCAGACAGAAGTCGCTAGGAAGTACGGCTTAAAGCCTCCGACACTGTAA